The sequence below is a genomic window from Humulus lupulus chromosome 3, drHumLupu1.1, whole genome shotgun sequence.
ttctttCAGTTGTAATACTTCTATTTAAGCCTTGTAATCTCTTGTAATTAGAGAGACAGAAAAATTCATATTGAATTAGAGAGAGTGTGTTAAGAGAGAAGAAAAGAGTATAAGAGATTTTGGGGAAATCTGAATCCAAGATCAGTGTTCTTGGAGACAACTCAAGCTAAGTTTTAAGAAGGGATTTCTTCTAGGTTCTTGGTGGTGTTCTTGGAGACAACTCAAGCTAAGTTTTAAGAAGGGATTTCTTCTAGGTTCTTGGTGGTGCACTAAACTGAACTTCAGCATTGTAATCAATTGATTAATGGAGAAAACAACTAAGGGGAGTATCCGGAAGTAGGTCCTTTGTTTGACCAAACATGTATAAAATTGTGTTCTTTATCTGAGTTTTATTCTTTTAGTTTCTGGTTTATTGATTAAATTGGTTTGATCAAATTTAACTTGTTTACATTGTGTATGAGTTGAGTTCTGTGTTGTAGATTTACAACAGTTAACTATGTCACTATTAATAATTATTGCAAATGTATTTAATTTCTCATTTTATTATACAGATTTGGTAGAAATATTTACCCGATAGAGATTCCTTAAAAAAATTGGAAAACCCTTTAACATTACCACATGCACAACTTCCGAAAGTGATTTAATTAGATTGGTAACAGAAGTGAAAAGTGAaaacaacataaacataatgtAGTAAAATGTGTGAAACACTACACATCCATAGCAGCCTCACGTTTATACAAGTGGGGGCGTAGCCTTGGAGTAGCAACGGCTTGTAATGGAGTTTTCATGTAAGTCACCATTCCTGGGTTTTCAGCCAAGTCAATATCCTCTGGCTTTATTCCTTGACATGGGCTCCAACTGAAATGGTGCAACAAGTGCCCCAACATAGAGGTAACCAAATTGATACCAAGTTGGGCTCCCGGGCAAATCCGACGACCCGCCCCAAATGGTAGTAGCCTGTAATCATGACCCTTCATGTCAACATCCTCTTCAAGGAACCTTTCGGGTCGAAACTCAAGCGGGTCTTTCCACACCGCGGGGTCACGGGCGATGGCCCAGACATTGACATGGACGATGGAGCCCTTTGGAATGTCGTAGCCACCGACCTTGACATTGGCACTAGCCTTGTGTGGAAGCATGAGTGGTGTTGGTGGGTGCAACCGCATTGCCTCCTTCACTACACATTGTAGGTAAGGCAAATTTGAGAAATCATTTTCGGTCATAACTCGATCCGCACCGATAACCCGGTCTAGCTCCTCTTGGGCCTTTTGTTGCACTCTTGGGTTCTTGATTACCTCAGCCATAGCCCATTCGACTGATATTGATGTAGTGTCCATTCCCGCTGTGATCATATCCTGTCTCAagtaaattataatttattagtAATGATTATTTTGTTTTTTCTATTCTATATGCAACTCTTCACTTGCACAACACATTTGCATTGTAAATCCATTCTAGATTCTACTTTAAAACAAATCCAAGCTAATTAATTGGTGAAGATAATGACTAttttattagttatttttagCATGAATCATACTTGTAATGAGAAAGAGTTATAAGTAGTACGTACCCAAAGGAGACCAATAATGGTATCCTCACTAAGATCATACTTGTCCTTCAAGGTGAGTAAGGAATCAACAAAATGTTGTTTGGAAGAACCACCTTTTTGGCGAGCTTGGGTGTGCTCATCCATAATTATCTTAGTGAGTCTGTCCCTCCTAGCACCGTGTTTGGCAAATGCTTCTTCCTCTATTGGGAACATCCAACGCACCCAATCGATGTACTCAGCCATGTTCAGGGACGCACCTATCTTAATCCCGTTTGTCACTATTCCTTTGAACTCTTTTCCTTGCTCATCGACCTCTCCCTCTGAGTTCATAAACCGTTTCCCAAACACCAACCTTGTTATATTGTTAAAAGACACTGCCCCAAGAAAATCCCTCATTGCCAAACTTTTCCCTTTGTTTTCTgccaataaaaaaataatgaagattaataattattaatgacATATTCTAATCAAAATaagatttatatatttttgaaccttgtgtttttaaaaatttattttttggccctatattttgtaaaatgatttaaatagactcttaaactcaattttgatgaagaaaaaaatgaatataataaCACAGTTTTAAGcagaataaattatttatttctgaattgttaatttggtaaattatttgtgatttcagttgagaaaattttgaccaaaatcgggtttaggattctatttgaaACATTTTAcaaagtctaaaaaataatttgtcaatatACAGGatccaaacaaataataaaacaaaatacaagatcaaaaaaaatataaatacattcAATTATGACAAACAAAGTCATATAATCCAACTAAAACGTGTATAAATAGTGGCTCTAGTGATTAATTTGCTTAAATTTACATACAACAACCCTAAAATAACCATTTACCAAAAGAGGTACCTAAATGACATAGTGCTCACAACAAGTTTTAACacaatttatttgattttctttgtTGAAAACAGAGAGTTTTGTGCACATATCTGTATTTTGAtgagtaaaataaataaaaattagagaaaaagTCAACAATTTGGTAGATATCGCCAAACAATCACTAtctcaattattatttttaaagggAATTTTAAactaattatatgattaattattGTTCAAGTCATGTAGCCCACCAGCAAGAGGAATATTTTGGCTAACAAACAACCTAACATGGATCTTGCAAAATAGCCTACTATTACTcattttagtattttaatttgTGTAAGTAATCAATATGtgaaaaaatgataaaatttaataacaataaaaaattattataaggGAATATAATTTCAAATTATCAATTAGTTCATAGACTAAAcacaaattaaaattttgaaattggaCAAATGtacaattatatatttaatgtaaataTTCAAATTTTCCTTTCAGAAAAGAAAATGTTGTGCATTCACGTTTTATAAAATGTTAGCAAATATaagatacataatttttttttttaattttctttttgacttgttcgttgaTTCTTTTTCACAAGGCGGTTGTCCGAAATAGTTGACTTCGACACAAAAGGACAACAAAATCTTATTATATATAACTCCATTCACACAAGTCTTACAACACTTCTGATTTATATTAAGTAATGATTTTTACTCATTTACTATTTATCAAAACAATTATAATAATGTAATTATTCGCACTATACTATTAATTTCTTTTATAGTATTTTCCATATACATCAACAATGTTGCAAGtttccaaacaaaaaaaatgttgcAACTGCacaatattaatttttatgaatacCTTATAGAACCAAAAAAAAATCCTacgaaaagaaaaataaaataaaggaactTTGTGTTTTACTATTTTAAAAGAATTGAATATAAAAAAAAGGGTAAATAGGAAATTTTTCCCTCAACTATGGTTTTTCTAGGGTTTtgtcttctaattttttttttgtggtaaaaatatttcatgaattataataattattgtaAATGTGTTTTTTAtattacatattatttttttttttaaataatttgtttatatAACACTAATGTTGCGAGATTCGACAATTCTAATAGCAAATATATAGTTATAAAatgataaattttaaaaatatgtatatatattcttAGAATTAATTTTTACATGTTTAATGTTAATAATCTTGATTTCGACTAAGTTCAATTAGTTAAAAAGATtttcattctataattatgtATATAACTACATAGTTTGCTTAAAAATGGATAGAATGTAATAAAATGGACATATTGGTAATGACATTTTACCATAAAATATATTATAGGGTAAAACTCTAAAATTACATAtacaatattatataaaaaaaagatcTATAAACAAATTAACAAGAAtagtattattaaaaaaaaaagactaggAAGAAGAGTTATGAAGAGATGACGTACCAGGATTGGCAGAGTCCTTGAAAATGGATTCAACCATGGCCATAACCTCGTCTTCCCTGATAGGcctgagagcctcaagcatcttTGGTGTGAAAAGCTCAACTGTACAAACCTTTCTGACCTTAACATAGTGAGGCCCATAATCGGCCCATATAAGATCCTTCCCGTCTCTACTGAACCTCGCCGACGATCTGGTCCGGTGCCGGTCAGCCAGCTTGTGATCATGCTCTTTGAGAACCTCTTTGGCCAGCTCCGAGTTGGACACGACCACGTTCAGAGTCGTCCCAAACCAGACTGATATGATGGGCCCATATGACTGGGCCCACTCCGCGAAACACCGAAATCTTACCGGCTTTATGTCATACAGGTTTCCGACGATGGGCTTGGGACGTGGGCCTGGGGGGAGCTTGTACCTGAGGCGGTAGTAGAGATTGTATGTGAGAAGGACCACGATAATTGAGATGGGTATGGCTACTACAAGAAGAGCCATGTACGAAGAAAGTTGTAGACCAAATATTATGCTTGGTTTTTTATTAGAGGCTTTTTTTCTCTATGACCAAGCTAGcttaatatatacatatgtttGTAGAGGGTGAGGGGGTTGGACATATTTATCCACGTTATGGACAAATTTGTGAGAGAGAAAAATAGGCAAGTTAAATAAGTGGTGTAGATTATGGTGTTAGTGAAAGTGGGGTCCTATTGGAGTAGGTAAGGGGTTGGTGAGTAGCCGATCTGATGTTGCTTGGTGGTTGGTGAAAACTGAAAAGTAGTGGAAGTGGGGCCTGATTGGAGTTGGTGAGAGGGGttttgctttgtttttgttgAAAAAATCAATCACCAAAGGCTTCATTGCTTGAACGATCACAAATAGACACAAGAGTTACCCGGGTTTAGTCGTAATAAAGAACCTAGATCTAGCTTGAGCTGGTCCACACACCAGTCCCTTAAGAAGCATTGCCAAGATAATTTGTTTTTGGCAACTCTCCACACCACACATAATGTTGTCATTTGTCAACGAGACAACAACCATATTGCTCGTTCTTAATAAATAAAACTTCTACCTAAACAATAGTCTTAATTTTGATTagttataaataagaatatctTCTTAAATATAATTAGTTATACGTTTTATAGGTCTTATATTAAGAAAATATATCTCTATATAGTAATAATTATGTATAcagttaaataaatatatatattatgtcatttatttatacTCAAAGGAAAAAATCAATCATTTACTTCATATTTGAATTACTTGAATCACTTCTAAATATATAATAGTTATTAGGTAgcttttattgttattgttgttaaAGTTGATATTTTTAGGTGTTTGGAGATTTGTTCATCAATACCTCTAGTTAGTTATATCATCTTAATTATAATACAATTAATTTGGTCCCAAAGCTATTCTTATATAGAGGTTTTCTGTTGTGCTCACAATAACGGAAGCAAACTAGTTACAAAACTAAAAATATAGCTAAAATTAAGAAAATTCTTCTCCATTAAATGATATATAATAGCTAAGGCATttagctaaactataataaagaTATATCATTTTCCACATTTAATTACTTGtattcttttatttaaataaataatatttaaatgttgtaaaaaatatataaataaagaagTTAAGAGCACTCTCAATTGATAAGCTAATTAAAGTAGCCCATTctctaaaatataaagaaaaaatttgTAAAAGTGAGCTTCCAATGGATGAGCTAAACTtgagctattttttttttttactttaatgaATAGTACTACTCCATATTTAGATACAACTATTCATTGAgctaaaaatattttattgtttttttctaTCATTCTCTTTCCatcttcattatatatatatttttctttctctctcaagtttttagtattttaatgattgaaaaataatatttaataatgtaGAGAAAATATAAAGAAGAAATAGAGAAGCTAATGTATAATGTAAATGTTtgatgtaaaatagaaaaaataggaTTGAAGGATGGAGTAGACCATCTATTGGGAGTGCTCTAAGTGTAAAAGCATTCCCAATTAGGGGTGCTCATCTGATCCGATCCAACATTTTTACTCCTAACAAATTCAATCCAATTAAAGGTTGGATGTTGGAAATCATCATCCAATCAAATCCGATTTGGCctaaaaatcaaatcaaatccaatccaattgtaattggattggatcggttctTTTATCTTTGAAcctaaattttaatattaaagaaattaacaagtaaaaaaatatacaaaaaaactAGACACTATGTAGTAATAATACTAAATTAAGTATTTACAATTGTCACATTAAGTCCAtgaaatattaagtttacaacattaagttcattaaatttttattaataatgtgTCAAAACTAAAAACTAAAGTGTTATAATAAACATAACatgaaaacaataataataacatcTCCAAAGAGCTAAAACtaagaaaaaatataagaaaattaaatatatttataattaatatgatatatataaaaagaatataatttttttaattgtaattggattggattggttcCTAATTGGATTCCTATAGTCTCTTCCGccatccgatccaatccaattaataTCCAACTTTacaaatccaatccaatccaattataattggattggtttggatTGGTTCGGGGTAATTGGATTTGATTGGATGTTGAACACCTCTACTCCCAATGGATAAGGTAAAATATATTATTCTCTGGAATTTAGAGAAAAGATACTGAAAGTAGTCTTTCAAAGGGTGAGGTAAAATTGAGCTAGTTTAAATTTTGTTTATCTTAATGAATAGTGCTTTTTCACATGTAGAGAAGCATTATTCATTaagttttaaatattttattaattttttataaacttttgtatatatatatatatgtatatgatactattatatttaattattttattttttaaaatgaataaaatatattttaaaaaatataatatttaaatgatgtgaagaaaaaataaagaagttgACATATGGTGTAATATAAAAGCTTGaggtaaaaattaaaaaaaaaaaagtatgtttTGGTGAGGTATTTGAAAGAGAGAGTAGAGTGCTCTAATGTAAAAGGttgaggtaaaataaaaaaaaataccaattttgcccatTATGTTTTTCCCGAATACGCGATCGACTCTTGTGTTTTGTTAAAAGACAATTCAGACcatatgttttacaaaatggatcaaaataataTCATATACTCAATTTTTGTCAAAtaaatttcaaatataatatttcattctcagcTCCTCGACTACTTTCTCCGCTTCTCTGAATTCATCGCATTGCTAACGACCCAAGAattgattttataattgaaaatattttaaccaaaatcaagtctagggtactattttgatccattttgtaaaatacatgatctaaattatcatttaacaaaacacagagaCAGATCGCATATTCGAAAAAAAAATACAGTGGCCAAAATGATAtcttcccaaaaaaaattaataatttacaGGTAACACCATAATTTGCatcttatttataaaagtatcatAGCCCATTTAATTTACAATATTAGTGTTTTATGTGTACCACATTTTCAcgtttttttatgatattttcaaCGTTTACCGctctctttttttctctctcttctccctaacttcaaaaaaaaaaaaaattggccacACTGTTAGTCGGTTGGGCTCAAGAATGGTACCATCACAACCTACTCTTCAAGGTGATCATTTTTGTATGTGGGAAGCATATGTTTTTTTACCATTGCCGGAGAAGATGAACAGAATAAAAAAGcaacattttagttttttttttatattttgttaactaaaAAGTAACaaattttaaacttaaaaaaaattaatatgccaAAAggtgtattcttattttacatttaaaagatatCACTGAGTATTCTAAACAACTTTAAAGTTATTTTAGAAACAATTcaagtaatttttttaaagtaGATTCCTTAAAATATTATTTGATAACTTTTAAATAATACATAAGAAGATTATTTTTGGTAACTCAATAAGTTCGTTAGTTACTTTAAATTTGTGTCATACCCAAAAATTTAGTCATATTTCAAAATGTAACTAATTGGcatc
It includes:
- the LOC133822048 gene encoding cytochrome P450 98A2-like; this translates as MALLVVAIPISIIVVLLTYNLYYRLRYKLPPGPRPKPIVGNLYDIKPVRFRCFAEWAQSYGPIISVWFGTTLNVVVSNSELAKEVLKEHDHKLADRHRTRSSARFSRDGKDLIWADYGPHYVKVRKVCTVELFTPKMLEALRPIREDEVMAMVESIFKDSANPENKGKSLAMRDFLGAVSFNNITRLVFGKRFMNSEGEVDEQGKEFKGIVTNGIKIGASLNMAEYIDWVRWMFPIEEEAFAKHGARRDRLTKIIMDEHTQARQKGGSSKQHFVDSLLTLKDKYDLSEDTIIGLLWDMITAGMDTTSISVEWAMAEVIKNPRVQQKAQEELDRVIGADRVMTENDFSNLPYLQCVVKEAMRLHPPTPLMLPHKASANVKVGGYDIPKGSIVHVNVWAIARDPAVWKDPLEFRPERFLEEDVDMKGHDYRLLPFGAGRRICPGAQLGINLVTSMLGHLLHHFSWSPCQGIKPEDIDLAENPGMVTYMKTPLQAVATPRLRPHLYKREAAMDV